The Solea solea chromosome 19, fSolSol10.1, whole genome shotgun sequence genome has a window encoding:
- the ccbe1 gene encoding collagen and calcium-binding EGF domain-containing protein 1 isoform X2: MILKHSRSPLLLTVTCMYFSGGLLWSYQEEDVSDGEECSENNISTSKYPCVKTSGAVTTCFRKKCCKGFKFVLGQCIPEDYDVCAGAPCEQQCTDHFGRVVCTCYPGYRYDRERHRKREKPYCLDIDECADKNTTACPQICVNSVGSYRCECEKGFFLEEDGKTCTNGERVHLFEKSDNVMNAGTCSATCDDFHQIKVSVLQLKQKMAMLSNSADVPEQMTSEKMPAMFLPGPPGLPGPLGDPGPEGPPGLKGPSGPPGPPGPRGLMGPIGLTPDLYHIKRGLRGPVGTPGAPGKDGLKGERGAPGPVGPPGPPGSFDFLLLLMADIRHDIADLQSKVYGRPMPSPVDDFAAVPDGWRDNQESVDTGSGEGDEEAPPRTSGGSKRTKMRKRAQERTDFD; this comes from the exons ATGATACTAAAACACAGCAGGAGTCCTCTTCTGCTCACCGTCACCTGCATGTACTTCTCAGGAGGTCTGCTCTGGTCCTACCAAGAAGAGGATGTCAGTGACGG TGAAGAGTGCTCCGAAAATAACATTTCTACAAGTAAATACCCCTGCGTGAAGACGTCTGGAGCAGTCACGACGTGTTTCAG GAAGAAATGCTGCAAGGGCTTCAAGTTTGTGTTGGGCCAGTGCATTCCTGAAG ATTATGACGTGTGTGCTGGCGCCCCCTGTGAGCAGCAGTGTACTGATCATTTTGGTCGAGTTGTGTGCACCTGTTACCCTGGCTATCGCTATGACCGGGAGCGCCACAGGAAGCGAGAGAAGCCCTACTGTCTGG ACATTGACGAATGCGCGGATAAAAACACGACAGCATGTCCTCAGATCTGCGTCAACTCTGTGGGGAGCtacaggtgtgagtgtgagaaaggCTTCTTCCTTGAAGAAGATGGTAAAACGTGCACCAACGGGGAGAGAG TGCATCTCTTTGAGAAATCCGACAATGTGATGAATGCTGGAACCTGCTCAGCCacctgtgacgacttccaccAGATCAAGGTGTCTGTTCTGCAGCTTAAGCAAAAG ATGGCCATGCTGTCAAATAGTGCAGATGTCCCTGAGCAGATGACCAGTGAGAAAATGCCTGCCATGTTTTTACCGGGTCCTCCAGGACTCCCTGGCCCTCTAG GAGATCCAGGACCAGAAGGCCCTCCGGGACTTAAAGGTCCATCGGGGCCACCTGGCCCTCCTGGTCCTAGGGGCTTAATGGGGCCCATTGGACTCACGCCAGACCTGTACCACATCAAACGTGGCCTTCGAGGACCTGTG ggCACTCCAGGAGCACCAGGAAAGGACGGCCTAAAG GGCGAGAGAGGAGCTCCTGGGCCTGTTGGACCACCG GGCCCACCAGGCTCTTTTGActtcctgctcctgctgatgGCAGACATCCGTCATGACATCGCTGACCTGCAGAGCAAGGTGTACGGCCGACCGATGCCCTCCCCAGTGGACGACTTTGCTGCGGTTCCCGACGGCTGGAGGGACAACCAGGAGAGTGTAGATACAGGGTCTGGTGAGGGCGATGAAGAGGCTCCACCTCGAACAAGCGGAGGCTCCAAGAGGACCAAGATGAGGAAACGAGCACAAGAAAGAACTGACTTTGACTGA
- the ccbe1 gene encoding collagen and calcium-binding EGF domain-containing protein 1 isoform X1: MILKHSRSPLLLTVTCMYFSGGLLWSYQEEDVSDGEECSENNISTSKYPCVKTSGAVTTCFRKKCCKGFKFVLGQCIPEDYDVCAGAPCEQQCTDHFGRVVCTCYPGYRYDRERHRKREKPYCLDIDECADKNTTACPQICVNSVGSYRCECEKGFFLEEDGKTCTNGERAVHLFEKSDNVMNAGTCSATCDDFHQIKVSVLQLKQKMAMLSNSADVPEQMTSEKMPAMFLPGPPGLPGPLGDPGPEGPPGLKGPSGPPGPPGPRGLMGPIGLTPDLYHIKRGLRGPVGTPGAPGKDGLKGERGAPGPVGPPGPPGSFDFLLLLMADIRHDIADLQSKVYGRPMPSPVDDFAAVPDGWRDNQESVDTGSGEGDEEAPPRTSGGSKRTKMRKRAQERTDFD; the protein is encoded by the exons ATGATACTAAAACACAGCAGGAGTCCTCTTCTGCTCACCGTCACCTGCATGTACTTCTCAGGAGGTCTGCTCTGGTCCTACCAAGAAGAGGATGTCAGTGACGG TGAAGAGTGCTCCGAAAATAACATTTCTACAAGTAAATACCCCTGCGTGAAGACGTCTGGAGCAGTCACGACGTGTTTCAG GAAGAAATGCTGCAAGGGCTTCAAGTTTGTGTTGGGCCAGTGCATTCCTGAAG ATTATGACGTGTGTGCTGGCGCCCCCTGTGAGCAGCAGTGTACTGATCATTTTGGTCGAGTTGTGTGCACCTGTTACCCTGGCTATCGCTATGACCGGGAGCGCCACAGGAAGCGAGAGAAGCCCTACTGTCTGG ACATTGACGAATGCGCGGATAAAAACACGACAGCATGTCCTCAGATCTGCGTCAACTCTGTGGGGAGCtacaggtgtgagtgtgagaaaggCTTCTTCCTTGAAGAAGATGGTAAAACGTGCACCAACGGGGAGAGAG CAGTGCATCTCTTTGAGAAATCCGACAATGTGATGAATGCTGGAACCTGCTCAGCCacctgtgacgacttccaccAGATCAAGGTGTCTGTTCTGCAGCTTAAGCAAAAG ATGGCCATGCTGTCAAATAGTGCAGATGTCCCTGAGCAGATGACCAGTGAGAAAATGCCTGCCATGTTTTTACCGGGTCCTCCAGGACTCCCTGGCCCTCTAG GAGATCCAGGACCAGAAGGCCCTCCGGGACTTAAAGGTCCATCGGGGCCACCTGGCCCTCCTGGTCCTAGGGGCTTAATGGGGCCCATTGGACTCACGCCAGACCTGTACCACATCAAACGTGGCCTTCGAGGACCTGTG ggCACTCCAGGAGCACCAGGAAAGGACGGCCTAAAG GGCGAGAGAGGAGCTCCTGGGCCTGTTGGACCACCG GGCCCACCAGGCTCTTTTGActtcctgctcctgctgatgGCAGACATCCGTCATGACATCGCTGACCTGCAGAGCAAGGTGTACGGCCGACCGATGCCCTCCCCAGTGGACGACTTTGCTGCGGTTCCCGACGGCTGGAGGGACAACCAGGAGAGTGTAGATACAGGGTCTGGTGAGGGCGATGAAGAGGCTCCACCTCGAACAAGCGGAGGCTCCAAGAGGACCAAGATGAGGAAACGAGCACAAGAAAGAACTGACTTTGACTGA
- the ccbe1 gene encoding collagen and calcium-binding EGF domain-containing protein 1 isoform X3, whose amino-acid sequence MSVTGNFRTWQLPNSKGTTKPKKKCCKGFKFVLGQCIPEDYDVCAGAPCEQQCTDHFGRVVCTCYPGYRYDRERHRKREKPYCLDIDECADKNTTACPQICVNSVGSYRCECEKGFFLEEDGKTCTNGERAVHLFEKSDNVMNAGTCSATCDDFHQIKVSVLQLKQKMAMLSNSADVPEQMTSEKMPAMFLPGPPGLPGPLGDPGPEGPPGLKGPSGPPGPPGPRGLMGPIGLTPDLYHIKRGLRGPVGTPGAPGKDGLKGERGAPGPVGPPGPPGSFDFLLLLMADIRHDIADLQSKVYGRPMPSPVDDFAAVPDGWRDNQESVDTGSGEGDEEAPPRTSGGSKRTKMRKRAQERTDFD is encoded by the exons ATGTCAGTGACGGGTAATTTTAGGACATGGCAGCTACCAAACAGCAAGGGGACCACCAAACCAAA GAAGAAATGCTGCAAGGGCTTCAAGTTTGTGTTGGGCCAGTGCATTCCTGAAG ATTATGACGTGTGTGCTGGCGCCCCCTGTGAGCAGCAGTGTACTGATCATTTTGGTCGAGTTGTGTGCACCTGTTACCCTGGCTATCGCTATGACCGGGAGCGCCACAGGAAGCGAGAGAAGCCCTACTGTCTGG ACATTGACGAATGCGCGGATAAAAACACGACAGCATGTCCTCAGATCTGCGTCAACTCTGTGGGGAGCtacaggtgtgagtgtgagaaaggCTTCTTCCTTGAAGAAGATGGTAAAACGTGCACCAACGGGGAGAGAG CAGTGCATCTCTTTGAGAAATCCGACAATGTGATGAATGCTGGAACCTGCTCAGCCacctgtgacgacttccaccAGATCAAGGTGTCTGTTCTGCAGCTTAAGCAAAAG ATGGCCATGCTGTCAAATAGTGCAGATGTCCCTGAGCAGATGACCAGTGAGAAAATGCCTGCCATGTTTTTACCGGGTCCTCCAGGACTCCCTGGCCCTCTAG GAGATCCAGGACCAGAAGGCCCTCCGGGACTTAAAGGTCCATCGGGGCCACCTGGCCCTCCTGGTCCTAGGGGCTTAATGGGGCCCATTGGACTCACGCCAGACCTGTACCACATCAAACGTGGCCTTCGAGGACCTGTG ggCACTCCAGGAGCACCAGGAAAGGACGGCCTAAAG GGCGAGAGAGGAGCTCCTGGGCCTGTTGGACCACCG GGCCCACCAGGCTCTTTTGActtcctgctcctgctgatgGCAGACATCCGTCATGACATCGCTGACCTGCAGAGCAAGGTGTACGGCCGACCGATGCCCTCCCCAGTGGACGACTTTGCTGCGGTTCCCGACGGCTGGAGGGACAACCAGGAGAGTGTAGATACAGGGTCTGGTGAGGGCGATGAAGAGGCTCCACCTCGAACAAGCGGAGGCTCCAAGAGGACCAAGATGAGGAAACGAGCACAAGAAAGAACTGACTTTGACTGA